The Eubacterium maltosivorans genome includes the window GTTGGTTCATGATCAATGCAGGCCTTTGCCACAGACATTGGCGTTTCTAAAGAAGTTAAGTGATATGGACGGTACAGTGTATAGTTTGGTCCAGGTCCCATGCTCAGATAAGTGAGCTCTGCTGCAATATCCGGCTGATCTGTTCCGATGATTACAAACACGCCAGGCGCCACGCCATTGATATATTCAATAACACCATAGTTGTCTAACACACCGCCGCGGCCTTCACTCTTAAGGCTTAATACATCATTCAGATGGGCGACATCGCTTTCTGCACCGTGTGCACCGGTAACATCTGGTACAAAACCAGTGGCGTTGGCCATAGCTGTCATCTCAACCATGGTTTTAGTTCCGTCCTTAAAGGCGCAGATCATCTTTGGAGAAGCGCCTTTTTCTTTTGCAATTTCTGCTACGGTTTCTGGTGTGCAATCCAATGCCAGTGGATTGTTCTTTCCTTTACCAACAACCTTAACATCAAATCCAAGACCTTTTGCATAATCATACATTTCTACAACAGCCCCGGGTTCATCCCCTGCGGAGCCTGTGTAGACAACGCCGGCATTGTTGGCCAGTTTGTATAAAAGATGACCAATGCATACGTCGGTTTCAACATTTAACATACAAATGTGTTTACCGGCGTTGATGGCGTCCATCGCAACCTTGGCCCCGACTTCCGGTACACCCGTTGCGTCGACAGCACAATCAATAATATCGCATTTCGTTGCGATTTCATTATTTTTTGTAACGATAAACTTGCCCTGTGCCAAAAGCTTATTGGCTTCTTCGACCGTTTCTGCTTCTACAAAATCTTCGCCTTCTTTATAACCGGAATCCAGGTATGCGCGTTTTGCATTTTCAAGCACAACGTCAACCACAACAACCGGGTCCATCCCTTTCATGACTGTCATTTGAGCGGCCATGCCACAACCCATCTGGCCTGCGCCAACGATACTGGCTTTAATTGGTTTGCCTTCGTCTTCCAACTTCTGCAGCTTGTACATCATGTTAATCATTGTAAATACCTCTTTCTATATTAAAAATTTGTTAAACAATTTTTATCTGGCAGATTAATACGAATCTGTTCTTTTTTGCCAGATTAAGTGAATAAAATTTCAAACTGATCTCCAGGCTTTATTTCCGGGATATCCCCGCCAGACAGTTCAATCTGCCCTGGCAGTTCCACATTCTCTCGTCCTGTAAATTTAAAAGAACAGTGCCCCATAGCCTTTAAAGTATGGTTTGCTTCCTCACCTACTGCGGTAACAATATATTGATTATTGCCAAAAATGACCACATCTCCTGGCTTAATTTCCTGATCCATTTCACAGATAGTATGAAGAATGGACATCTCTGCCAGAGATTCCGGCGCATTTTCATTAAATACGATTATAAAATTTCCTTCTGCCGCCATTTCCTCTACCAGCGGTCCAATGGTTGTTACAGTACTTTTATAGTCCATTTCATCCCTGCCTTTTAATATAACCCAATGCTGAAAGCATAAGCGATCAAAACAGCTACAGGACCTGTTATCAAGCGTTCAAACAGCACAGCGGGCACACCGGCGTCAATAGTTTCCGGTTCTGCTTCTCCAAGGGAAAGGCCAACTGGTACAAAGTCACAGCCCACCTGTGCATCAATGGCGAAGAGTGCTGGTAATGCCAGAGAAGGATTGATGGCACCCACGCCAATCTGCTGGCCAATTAAAACGCCGACCACCTGAGCGATAACAGCGCCTGGTCCAATAATTGGAGAAATGATTGGTATGGCACAGATAATACAGATAACCAGCAAACCTGGGAGTGTATTTGCAAGTGGCGAAATGGTGTTTGCGATCCAGTCACCAAGACCGGTTCCCTGGATAATCCCGATAAGCATGGCAACAAAGGCCATAAACGGGAGAATATTACGGATGACCATATCGATGGTATCGCGGCCTGCCTGGAAGAACTTACCTACGACGCCGCCAACGCCTTTACCAAGCCGCACGATAATGCTTTCTTTCTTTTCTCCTTTAGCGCTTTCCTTCTTTTTGCTTTCTTCTTTTTCCTGTTTTTCCTGCTGGATTGTTTTTTCTGTGGCGATGGGTGCTTCAGAGCCATCTGCCAGCTGAATATTGTCCGGCTTTACGCCCGACACATAAATATCCTCAGTGATAAACTTAGCTAATGGGCCGCTCTGACCTACTGAAGTAATGTTAATAGTCGGTATCTGCTTTTTAGGGTAAACACCGCATCGTGCCGTACCACCACAGTCAATGACCACGCAGGCGAATTCATCATCAGGAACACCGGTCGAGAAGCCGTCAACTGCCGTCGCTCCGGTTAGCTCCGCAATTCTCTTCGTAAGCGGGTCAATACCGCCGCCTGTAACAGAAACGATCTTACTGCGCTTTTCGGTTGGCTGGATAACCAGCGGGCCACCCCAGCCTGAAGAACCCTTTGATACTTTAACGGCTTTATACATTTGCGTTTTCCCCCTTTTTCATAAATTTAATGGTCAATCTTTCGCAGATAATCCCGCGGATCAGTATTACGATAACACCAACGATAAAGTAGCGAATCGCCAATGGTCCAAGATCTTTGCCTAAGGTTGTGAGCCCTGCCGCAATCCCGCCGTAAACAAAGTATTCACCAGCGTTTGCATGGGGGAACAGACCTGTGATTGGATGACAGAAGGACACTGCCGCATCATAAAATGCAGGCTTGTATTTTTCATCCAGGAAACGCCCCATTGTGTAAGCCATTGGGTTACACAGGAAAAACATTGACAGGATTGGCAGCAGCGTATACCTGAGTAAAAAGTTTTTACTGCAGATAATTCCCAGCTTATCAACCTTGTCCTGGCCGATGATCGCGATCAGAGCATTAACCGCTGTGATCAGACAAACAAGCGTTGGAATGATTCCGGTGATGTAGCCAACAAACTGTTCACCCCCGATTTGAAACAGCCCAATGAATGAAGTCGCTAAATTTGATAAGAATTCCATAATTACCTCCTCGTTCTTTTCTTTTTTAATAATCGCTGTTATGTAAGCGGAACTACCGCAATCTACATACAGCTCATTATTTACATTGACTCTTTAGCCGTAAGTTGTCCAGTACATTCAAGCATTCGTTTTTTATTCTCCGTTTGTGTATCTTCTACAGCAAGTCTTTTCTCGATAGACTCTACAGCCTGAATCAGGGCTCCCTTTTTTTTAGTCATTTCTTCCGGATCATAGGGATGTCTCCGTCTTCTACGCCGAAATTCTTTAGCATCTTCTTCCAGACCAATTCTTTTTAAATCTGACAGACTCTTTCCGAGCATGATTTCTTTTGTTTTAAACCCTGCAAAGATTGTAATCCCCTTCATCTGACGGTAAGCTACCACCTGGTCTTTACGCCTGCTATAAGACACAATCAAAATTTGTCCTGCCTTCAGCCCTCCTTTCGTATGCCCAATACCAATGGTACCGGTCCCTCTTAGCTTACCCAGTTCCCGTTGATAGCGCTTTATCTGAAATAGACTGAGTATCATCTGAAGTGCCATCAACGCAAATACAACTAAAAACAATAAATTTCTTTGCATTTTCCTTTACCCCTTTTTTGTTTTTTAAGTCCAAATGCCTTTATTTTTGTCTTTTGTTCCTGGCTTTAGTTGAATTATATAATGCACATTTGTAAATGTCAATCAGTTATTTTGTTTTTGACAGTATCTTTATTTATCAAAATTTATATAATTTTGGCTTAATTTAGCCGAATGTACTCGTTTTCTTTCGCATTATTTGTCTTATTTGTTAAAATAACGTCATTTTAGATTAGTGTTTTATAATTTACAAATGATAATTTAAAGATGTTATTTATTTAACAATCATCGATAATTTACAAAAACAAAAAACACTTTATATAAATTTTGTTCTTAACTGTTTTAGGAAGAAAAAAAGCGCCACATTCTCATCAAAACAGAGAACGTGGCACCTCTTATATTTTATTAATAGCTATTCGCCAATCACGCAGACCTTACATTTTCTTGGTCTTGGGCGCGAGCAGTCAAAATCAACAAAATAAGCATATCCCGTCACACCAACGCCAAGATT containing:
- a CDS encoding NAD(P)H-dependent oxidoreductase, with the protein product MINMMYKLQKLEDEGKPIKASIVGAGQMGCGMAAQMTVMKGMDPVVVVDVVLENAKRAYLDSGYKEGEDFVEAETVEEANKLLAQGKFIVTKNNEIATKCDIIDCAVDATGVPEVGAKVAMDAINAGKHICMLNVETDVCIGHLLYKLANNAGVVYTGSAGDEPGAVVEMYDYAKGLGFDVKVVGKGKNNPLALDCTPETVAEIAKEKGASPKMICAFKDGTKTMVEMTAMANATGFVPDVTGAHGAESDVAHLNDVLSLKSEGRGGVLDNYGVIEYINGVAPGVFVIIGTDQPDIAAELTYLSMGPGPNYTLYRPYHLTSLETPMSVAKACIDHEPTIVPRCGRVAETIAVAKKDMKAGEMLDGIGGYTIRGTFMAASEADRQNALPMGLVDKKTQLVHDKKAGEVITYDDVVLNNDNLIVQLRKLQDELFI
- a CDS encoding transcriptional regulator GutM, producing the protein MQRNLLFLVVFALMALQMILSLFQIKRYQRELGKLRGTGTIGIGHTKGGLKAGQILIVSYSRRKDQVVAYRQMKGITIFAGFKTKEIMLGKSLSDLKRIGLEEDAKEFRRRRRRHPYDPEEMTKKKGALIQAVESIEKRLAVEDTQTENKKRMLECTGQLTAKESM
- the srlE gene encoding PTS glucitol/sorbitol transporter subunit IIB; this translates as MYKAVKVSKGSSGWGGPLVIQPTEKRSKIVSVTGGGIDPLTKRIAELTGATAVDGFSTGVPDDEFACVVIDCGGTARCGVYPKKQIPTINITSVGQSGPLAKFITEDIYVSGVKPDNIQLADGSEAPIATEKTIQQEKQEKEESKKKESAKGEKKESIIVRLGKGVGGVVGKFFQAGRDTIDMVIRNILPFMAFVAMLIGIIQGTGLGDWIANTISPLANTLPGLLVICIICAIPIISPIIGPGAVIAQVVGVLIGQQIGVGAINPSLALPALFAIDAQVGCDFVPVGLSLGEAEPETIDAGVPAVLFERLITGPVAVLIAYAFSIGLY
- a CDS encoding PTS glucitol/sorbitol transporter subunit IIA; amino-acid sequence: MDYKSTVTTIGPLVEEMAAEGNFIIVFNENAPESLAEMSILHTICEMDQEIKPGDVVIFGNNQYIVTAVGEEANHTLKAMGHCSFKFTGRENVELPGQIELSGGDIPEIKPGDQFEILFT
- the srlA gene encoding PTS glucitol/sorbitol transporter subunit IIC; translated protein: MEFLSNLATSFIGLFQIGGEQFVGYITGIIPTLVCLITAVNALIAIIGQDKVDKLGIICSKNFLLRYTLLPILSMFFLCNPMAYTMGRFLDEKYKPAFYDAAVSFCHPITGLFPHANAGEYFVYGGIAAGLTTLGKDLGPLAIRYFIVGVIVILIRGIICERLTIKFMKKGENANV